The Fulvivirga maritima genome segment AGAAGAAATAATGAAGTGGAATGACAAGACAGACTTTAGCATAGGCCTTGGAGAGAAAATAAAAATCGTAAAAAGGCCAAATAAGTAATTGATATTAAAGTATTATTATTTAATTTATGGTTCGTATTTCAATAGTTACTTTTTGAAATTCTTAGATCTATTTTTAAGATTAAAAAACTTATTTAATTGCTATGTTTGCAAATCAGGAATGGAATAGCCAATTTTTCGGCAAAAGAAAGGGGGCTAATTTCTTTTCTTGTGTAAACTTCAAAAAATTGAATTTTTAACTAAACCAGCAGAAAGTTGACTGACTCTAAGGCGATCGATTTAGTAATGCTTGTGGATGATAATGATACTGATAACTTCATCAGTAAGCGTATAATTGAAATCACCAAGTTTGCTAACAGGGTTGAGGTGAAAAACTCCGGAAAAAGTGCTCTAGACTATTTAAAAGAAAATCAGGATAATATTGATAACCTGCCTAACCTGATATTTCTTGATATAAATATGCCTATTGTAGACGGCTTTGTTTTCTTATATGAATTTGAAAAATTCAGTGATGCAATTAAAGATAAGTGCAAAGTGATTATTCTTTCTAGTTCTGATAATAAAAGAGACATTGATAAGATTGTAAACAATAATCATGTTATAAAATTTATAACCAAGCCTCTTACAGAATCTGCTCTGGAGGAAGTTAAGGTAAACAATCTCTGAGAA includes the following:
- a CDS encoding response regulator — protein: MLVDDNDTDNFISKRIIEITKFANRVEVKNSGKSALDYLKENQDNIDNLPNLIFLDINMPIVDGFVFLYEFEKFSDAIKDKCKVIILSSSDNKRDIDKIVNNNHVIKFITKPLTESALEEVKVNNL